The Leishmania donovani BPK282A1 complete genome, chromosome 1 genome contains the following window.
ACCGCTCTCACGCTTTCTTCGAAACAAAACCTTGCATGATGGAGCATGGTTTGCCTTTTGTCTACTTACGAGTACATTGAAGAACGCAGATACTATTCATCTGCCAGCGCATCTCACGCTGTGTAGCGAGGAACAACATTGACAGAGCATAAATGAAGCTACGACTGCAATACAGCTTTTGGTGGCATCCCTGCACCACTTAGCCAGCACTCTAAATCGGTTTAGAAACACAACCCCTTTTCCTCAAAAGTTGGCTGAAGCGCTTCAGATGCGGATAGGTGGCAATGCAAATGGGCAGCTGAACGGGTGTCCATAGAGACATAAACAAGGATGCAGCAGTGAAGTTGGCGACAAGTCGCGCGCTCACAACAAGCTGTCCGCCAAATAATGACCAGCTTTTGCCTTCGATGGCGTTTAGGTCTACGTACTTTGAGGCGCCGACAGATTTCAAAAAGCCAAAAAGGTCCTCTTGGCCAAAGTAGCCGTAGTGCAGCAAGCACGTCAGCAGGCAAACGAGGAGTTCATTTGTGATGAAGTAGTATAGTGACAAAGGGACGCCGTGCTCCATGACCACTGTCCTCATGGACATTCTGCGCGTATGGAGGGCGGGTGGGCGCACCACGCGACTGCACCTGAACAGCATATGAGGCCTGCTCTGGAGTGCTATGGAAGCGCCCTTTGTGATTGATGACGCTTGTAAGAACGGAGAAGAGGCAGCGAGGCAAAGTGAACAGCATGTAGAAGGTAAATGGTGAGGTGCTATCAGTGCATTGTACGCTCTGCAGAGCGACGGATCACATGGACGCAATCGCACCAGTAAATCTGCGTCGTAGTGGCGAGAAAAGACTCAGGCAAACTTCTCAGCCTGCAGAGGTACCTGCGCTGGTTTCTGCGAAAAACGGCAAGAGCGGCTGCATGACGAATCACCCATCCCCCTCCTGCCGCCaacagcccccccccctccagGTACAAGTCGCCTCCGAGACCGGCCGCAGAAGGTGTGCGACACACTTCGTCGGTTGCGGGACACCACAGAAGAACAACTGTTTGTGCAGCGAACCGGGTACAGCCGAACTGCTGCATTCTTCTGCAAGCAGGAAAATGCAGGATTTTCGCTGTTTCGACGCCGAACATGAGGCCCACAAGCAAAAAAAGCAAATGAAAAACACAAATTACTGCAGCTTAATCTTCTTTCGATGTGACGTCATTTTAGTGTCGCGAGTAGAAGCTGAACGCATTCTTTGTTCAAAATACGATCGCGCTTTTTATGTGTGAAGAGTCTCCTTGATCACTAAtgcaggaaaaaaaaatcgtTGAACGTAGCGCCGACGAGCAGACTAGCTTTGCGCCTCAACTTTGACTCCAGTCCCTTTAATTTTCTCGAgccctccctttctttttggACCCTCTCTCGTCAAAATCAcagcacgcatacacgcacacaaataAAAGATAGGGTTTACAAAAGCCCTATTCGTGTTTTTCAATTATAGAATTCCGAGTGCTGTTAGTGAAACCATGGCACAGTCTGTTTCCATCGGTGCCGACCACAGGCTGGAGGCTACCACCTCAGACTGCGTCAGTTCCGTTCGCTTTTCCCCAAAAGAATGCCCAATGCTCATGACCGGCGTTGCCTCGTGGGACGGGACTTGCTCTATTTGGCAGGTTGCGCGGAACCCTGCTGGGGCGGTCATATCTCAGCCAACTTGGACAACAACACACGACAGTCCTTTACTTACTATGTCCTTGTCTGCGGACGGGCGCGTCTTTTTCGGAGGATGCTCAAAGACTGCGGTTATGTGGGACCTGAACTCAAATCAGAAGGCTGTCGTCGCATCACATGATTTGCCAATTAGCTGCCTCGATTTCCTGTCTCTTCCTCAGACCATGAGCCAAATGCTCATCACCGGAAGCTGGGACGGCAAGCTGCGCTGGTGGGACCTGAGGCAGCAAAGCTACGTGAGGGAGGAAAACCTGGGTGAGCCTGTGTTCGCGCTCGATGCGCAAAAAACGGTGCCGATGATGGCTGCCGCAACAGGTCGACTGGCTCACGTGTATGACGTGCAACAAATGCAGAAGGTCAACGAACTCAAGCTTCCCGACGTCATGAAATTCAACCTCCGCTGCATCACATGCGCTCCACAGTACGACGGTGTCGGAGTCGGATCCTCGGAAGGACGCGTCTCCTTTATCAGCATGAAGGACGCGCCAGGGTGCACATTCAAGGCTCACATTACCACAGAAAAGTCTCACTACATTCTGAGCCAGACCAATTTTTGCGTGCATCACCCTACGTTGCCACTCCTCCTgtccggtggcggcgatggtaATTTGACAGTTATCAACCGCGCCGATCGAAAAGTCATAAAAACGCTTCAATGCGAGCAAAAAGTAGGCACACAAGCAATTCCAATCTCAGCTGGCGACATAAGCGCAGATGGGTCTCTTGTTGCCTATGCGCATAGCTATGACTGGGCCATGGGGAAGAGTGGTTACAGAAACCAACCTACCTCGGTGCACATTCGGCCGCTATTGTGACAGGCTCCTTTCACACTTCCCTTGGAGCTGCAATGTGGTCTCACTAGCTTTCAATTCACTGTCTGAATTTTTTCCGTTCTTCTGTGTATACGGTGCAGGCGGTTGATTGTGTTTCGTAACGCTTGGCATTTTCGACTCTGAGATTTCAGACCTCCGTCGtcgagaaaaaaaaaactctTTTCTTGCGTCGCTAGTGGCCCTCCTTGCCCCTCCAATCCGGGGTGCACGCCGGAAAACAAGCCTCGTTCATGGCAGATAGCTCCCTATATTTCACGTCCTCGGAAGTGTATCTCACTTCCCATTTTCTCCACATGATCTCTCTTCCCTCACGCTCTCTCATTACACGAATGTGTCATTTTTGAATTGGgaacctttttttttgccacacacatacgcttAGTAAAggtgtatatatatatatttcgGTGCTCGCGATGTCGTCTACAGTGTACGAATTCGGTTATGAGCTGAATTCAAAGCAGGTGCGTTTGTACCAAACCCATGATGTAGGAAGCGTACACCGTGCCATCACAGCTAATCTTCAGGAGTACCTGGCTTACGAAGGTGTTCAGGAAGAGGACCCGACGTCTCTGAAAAACTTGTTTGTCAAGGCGCTTACGTtaggcgctgctgctgaagtgTATGTGCTTAGCAAGTTTCGGGTTTCTGGGCTGCTGCTTGCTagctcttttttcttcttcggcATACTCATCGCGTTTCAGCTTACCTCTTCTCTCCTACAACGCAACGGAGATATTATTTTTGTAGGCACGGGAAGATTGACTGGAAATCCATCGAGGTCGCAAAAGCCGTGCTTCCGCAAGCTGAAGAATCAGCGTTTGTGCGTTCGTTTGACGCAAGAAAGCATGTGCGCCCCATTGGTCAAATTTGAGTTTCAGCTTATCGGACCCTCTCGACTAttttcgccgcctcctgtTTATAGCCAAGTTGAAAAAACAGTTCAATATGGCCAGTTTTTCGGATCGACCGGCTTCTTCTTTCCACCCCCGCTACAGAAGCTTATTGACGGGATGTTGGAGGCAGTTGTCTCGAAGAAGCAGAAATAAGCGAACTAACACTGTGGAAGCGTCGTCTCTTTCCATAGATTTcttcgctgctgtgctgACAACGCACCTTTTGTTGCCGGTGCCTTCGCAGATTTTATTTGGCATTTGTTTTCTGCCTTTCCCTTTCCTTGTCTGCAGCACACTTGAGGCACAAAATTAAAATGAACACTCCTCACTGTAATCATCGAGTCGGCGATGCAGATTTCACTTGCAAAAGACGAGGGTTTTCCGCGAGCCCACTTTTCGTAAATTATGCATACTATATGAGCCGCATTCAAAAAGCGAATAGCTGCTGTGCGTAATGAATGGCGTACTTGGTTCTCTTCATTCCTGCCCGCTGCGCGTGGgaactctctctctctttctctggcATGCCGGCATCTGCTGGTGCCACTACTTCCCCGTCTCTTCTCGGTGCGTTTTTCACTTCTTCTGCTACTGCTTTCCGTTTGTCTGAACTTTCAATAGTCGCTGTGGTTTACACACCGAATTCTGAAAGCCCCTCAAAAAGTGATTTTCTGTCGTTTCAGACAAGCAAATAAGAAATAAAAAGGACACGTAGAAAGAAACGAAGGAAATATGGTGTCCCGGAATTTCGTTCGGTACGTCGGgtacgccggcgccgctgcaaaCTGGCTGATTCCCATTGCTGGGATCATGAATCTTCCGACTCGCCCTATGTCTGATATCGATCCAGTTATGACAAGCGTTATGTGCGTCTATAGCATGTTCTTTATGCGGTGGTCTGTCTCTATTCTGCCGGCGAACTATCCACTGTTTGCGTGCCACGCAACAAACAGCACGGTGCAAGCTGTCACATTGGGCCGCTGGTGCTACGGCACCGCAACGCAACCGCAGAAGGTGATCGCGTAAGGCACTTTTGCTTGTTTCGCGCCTTCCTCTACTTTCCCCTTCTCTCACTTGGCCAACAGACTCAGCTCAGTCTCACGAGGCGAACTTGACATTCATCGGGGCGAAATCAAAAAAGCGTAGCAGCATCGCACGGCAGTCCTTTGTGTATAGGTATGCTTATTTCACTCGGTAAGGATTGCACTTAGCGCCAGTAGGTCTGATTCTCAATTCCGCCTCTTGTGGCTTTGTCCgatatatacatatatacatatcagtatatatatgtatgcatatatatacTGATATGTATCAATGCCTTCAAAAGAGTACTTGTTGAGGAACACGCATTTTGCGAGACCAACTGCATGATGGGGTGAAGAGCATTCAACGTGTTGCTTCCTCTGagttttttgttgtttctaTGTTTGAATTATTAACCTCCTGCTTGGTGGACTATCAATCTGGCACCTGCAAAGACGACGCTGGTCGACGGGAAACAAACAGACAAAAAGAAGCAACTCAAATTGTGTGTGGGGAAGGTGTCTGGTGAGAGCAGTGGCCATGAACCTGAGACTACGAAGACATCCTCCCACCCCCATCATTCCTCTGCAGTCCGCCAAGAAGCACATCTTGGCATTCGAAGCATCTATCTACTCTAGATTCGTCTCCACCTGTGTGCATCCAGATTAGTTGGAAGGGCTCACCAAGTCGTCAGTCAGCgacttctctttttttttcttgtcaCATTTTGTCTGTCACCCCCCTGAGCAAGTAAAGCAGCAAGGAACTCTTTCCATGTGACCGatacgtgcagcagcagaaagtGCTGTGAATGCATGAATTCTCTCTTCTTGTGGCTCACTtgatctctctctgtctcgtATCTACCTCCTCTCCACACCCCCTACACGTCACACTGACAGCGATCACCGACTTGTTTACATGGGAAGATACACGTGTACACGTTTAAATGTGTATGCTCAGCCGCTGTGggtcgtcgtcttcctccacTCTCTCGAGGTGAAGCGGCCCCAGATACGAAACGTGCGCGGAGCacgatatatatatatatacatatatatatatatatatatatgtatatatatgtatgtatacgTATATCGTGGGCACGACCGCATGCAATGAGCGAGAGCACcgctgagctgcagcgggccAGACGCCGCTACAAAGCGCTTGTTCGCGAGCGGGGGTCGCTAGCCAGCTCTGGCGCCAGCGATCCTGTGGTCGAGGAGGAAATCCGCAAGCTAGAGGAAAAGTACGCAGAGCTGAAGCCACTGCCAGGCCACTGCACTGCGACATCTGCACCTGTGGCACCCTCCGCAACTAGCGAGGAGGTTGCAAAGCCGTCGTTGACTATGGCACCCTCTGCCTCCCCGTCGACCGAACTGCACCTCACACCCTCCAtgccgcagccgtgcgcTCCGACGGACGAGCTGCGCGTTGAGGCTGTGGACACAGATCATCAGGCTCGCGCGGCACAATCGAGGgccggcgcgcagcttcCGGCCAAGCTCGGCAGCCACCTtgttctcttcttcctccggTTGTTCAACGAAACACACCAAAAATCGCTCCTCGGCTGCTGGAACTGCGCGGCCATCGTAGCCCTTTCGatcgtcgtcgccgtgtTGCACTGCACGGTGCTTGACCCGTCGTCTACAGCCGGCTCCCTCATCACGCCCTCTTTTTTGTGTTGCCTCGTGCACGCCAGCAACCTTGCATCCTTGTACACGCAGCACAGACGACGGCTGAGTGCTCCCATGCTCGTTGTGTACGTCTGCTTGGACGCTGTTCCATCGCTTGCGCTCGACTTGGTCGTCTACAACCTTTCCTTGACACTGATGGGGTTCTACGGCCTTCACCCAGCGTCCTTCGTTTGCTAAGCGCGACGCATTCACAGCTGGCACTCGCTCGATGGCGTGAGCTCACTGATGCACATGAgccttcttttctttgaTGGCCTCGTTGCGCATCTTGCGCTGCATCTGGGCAcatgcagctggcgctgctggcccgtcgcgtgcgcctctccttTCCGCTTGTCTGTTACCATTGCGATTTGGAGCACAACGACGAAGTGGTCAAGCTTCCAAAGTCGGAAATACCAGAGGACCCGGATTCAGCCGCCGTGCAACAGAGTGCCAGGTGagctgtggctgtgcgtgcgtctgtgtgctgcCTTGCTCGCGGTAGAATACGCACATTGTAGAAAAGCGAATATGGTTGTGCTCCCCGTTCTCTCCCGCCCACTCCCGTCgatggacgaggaggggtgggATGAGGGTGAGGGAGTCAAGAAGCTAATGAGATGCAGGCAAGcgtcccctccctccctccctccctcccatagaacaaaaaaagagaaaagagtACGGAGAGCACACGTGTGAGAAGGTTCGTTGGACGCACAGCGCACAAGTTGCGCCCCACTGGGGATGTCGACATGGACTCCTTGGATGCCACACCGCCTCCCGAGGGGCCCACCGAGAGTGGCAGGCATGCCGGCaagcgcatacgcacacaccaaTAAAAGACATCAAGACTATGAAGCGTATGGGAGGAGcagcatgtgtgcgtgtacgcttGCGTGCGCAGTTGCGTCCACATGTGCGCACATATATACGTGTTCAGTGGTGCGCTCGTCGAAGGGCGGAGGACGgatcacacacacgcacacagagagacacacagaaaTGAGCACTTCTCTCCCATGCTGAACTCCCCTCTCGTCTTCTaacttctctctctgtctgtgtgcgccactgcagccgcttcttttcgccgcagccgcactaGGGAGAGGAGAACGACGACCGAAGGAGACGGACGTTTTCCGTCGACATCTGCGTTCTCGAACCACAGAGCacacgccaccaccacaggaCCGAGAGCAGCCTCCCTATCTAGCCACACATATCTTTATCTATCTAGATACGTAATACCAAAGGGCAACGACGAGGGGAAGCGCACAGGGAAAGGGTGTATCACTCCTGCATGCGACGTGATGCCGTAGAGGTGATATCGAAGTCGttggtgcgtgcgcgcttgcTTTCGTTTTATCGTGGTAGAGCGTTCAATTTTTATTTTATTGTCTCTCATAGAGCGCCGACCGCTCGAGCGCAAACCCTATCGCGTACACCCACCGTACGTACAcgggcacacagacacacgcctgttccccccccccacacatatatatatatatacagaCGTACATAGACGTacctcccccatcccctcctTCTTGCAGCGAGTCTTCCCGGCcaacgcgtgcacgcacgcacgaacTACAGACGGCAACGAAATACATAAGGAAAAGACAGCAACCACACGATAGCAACGGTTTTCTGTCAAGGGTGGGGCGCTCTTTCTCCACCGCTCTCTGGTGTGTGTCCTGCGACGGGGGCAAAATaggcgagagaagcgcgCACGTACCGCTGCGGATACGCAACGGCCCGTGCTGCGAcgacggccaccaccaccgctgtgCGCTTTCTCGCatcttttttgtgtgcgtgtgtctcggTGCCCGCCATGTCCTCGCTGGAGGCACTCTTGAGCTCGCCGACGGACGTCATCGCCGAGTGTCCTGTCATTGGCCCCGGCGATGTGCGGCTGGTGGCCGCCAATCTTGAGGCCATCTTGAACAAGTGTCTCTACTGCGTCCGCCGGACGCTGCCCGGTCCgttggaggtgctgctcacCGTTATGGGTGACGCCAGCGACCTTCAGGCAAATAAAGTGTGTGCGGGTCTGCTGCAGCCCGCCGAGGAGGGCACCTGCGCAGACGTCTTTTGCGACttggcggagcagctgctggcgcgccgaGCCGCGGTCATTCGCCTGCAGTTCGATGTGGAGGTGTTCTTCAAGGTGACGCAGGTGTTTtgctgtgccgcgccgctcAAGGATCGACTCGGCGCACGCCTTGGTGAGGTGCTGTTGGGCTTCTTGAGGGACGTTGACATGCACGCCGACGACTACCGCGTACACCGcaactgctgcagcgccctCATCTCCCTCCTGCGCGGGTCGCAGGAGAATAAGAACCGCTTCGGCCCCGAGTGCGCCACGATCGCCGCCTGCCTCGACGCCTCGAGTGACTTCTTCTTCCAGATGCAGTGTGTCGAGGTGCTCTACCGGCTGTACAAGCATCGTAGCTCCTTCCTAGCCcatgctgcggcgccggccacGTCCACGTCATTatcctcgtcgtcggccAACGCGATGACGTTGGGTGTGGCCATCAACCCATATCTGCTGCGAGGCATCGAGGCGCTGCCCAATGACAGCACGCTTCTGCTTTGTATTCATCAACTGCTGGACAGCTACAACCGTGACGTGCACCCAGACAAGGTCATATCATTTTCGGTTCTGAGCATCGAGGTGGGGGACGTGACGATGGCGCGCGCGACGACGCTGTACTTCtcgccgttgttgttggtcGTGCTGCTTCCCGACACcagtagcagcagccgcggtggcggtggcggctacCTCACGATCCCCTACGAGCACGTCCGCTCCGTCAAGTTGACGAAGGACCACaagctggagctgcgcctGTATGTCATTCCACAAAAACTGTCGCACGTGATGAGCTTGGCGCAGGACGGGATGGACAAGCTCCACGTTTCGCTGACCCGCGCCACCATGCGCGAACTGCGCACGTCTGCCGTGCATGAGTGGGTGGCAGAGCGGAAgcgcacggcgccgcgccgcgtgacagcgccggcaccaccCCCGTTACGCCGGACAGAGGCGGCAGGAGCTGGCCATGCCCtgcccgccgcctcgtcaACTTCGCCCGCACCGCCATCGTCCTCCCACGCGAGCAGCCGTGCAGGCTCCACCGCGCGTCCGCTGCTGACGACGACCATGACGGAGCGGCAGGTGAATACGCATCAGGGCGTCGGCACAGGCAGTCAGCAACAACCACTCGCGCGGGGCGAGCTGCCGCACCCACAGCTCGTGGAGGCagtacagcagcagcagcagcagcaggctcaACAGGAACAGGGTGGACCAGCGTACGtgaacagcagcggtggctacgccgccgcggacAAGGAGGCAGGGGGGCAGTGCGAGCGCCCATGCCTAGAAGAGGTGCACCGTGCTGCCTCGCTCAAGGCGATGCGTTACCGGGAGGAACAgcacgaggcgctgcagcacgccgtggactcggcgaaggaggagctggaggcgctgcatcGCTGGAGCGCGCGGGAGCGTGACCAGTACGAGGTGCGCTTCCGCGAAGACATGGAAGTGATACGGCGGTCGGAAGCAGTGCTGAAGGAGAGCGCCACGGACTGCGTGCGGGCGTTGAACACGGAACTGGAGGACGTGCAAGCCCTCGGTGCTCTCCTGAAAGGTGAGGTAGACAAGCTGCGGGAGCGACTCGCCAAGTCGCTCGGCAAGTCGGAgggcgtcgaggaggcgctccTAGCGCGAATCAAACACACAGTCGATGCCCAGATGCGCAGTATCGAGGCGACGATGCTCTCGGTGGACTcggcagcctcctcctcgactggcgccggtggcggctcAATTAGCGACGTCTCAAACTACATTGCACAGCAGATGCAGGCtatcagcagcggcgcgcttGTGGtgggtgccgctggtgctcgagcgagcactgctgctgctgccggtggtgggAGCGCGGTCATCTCCTCTGCACgaggcaccggcagcgggcgAGCTGGGAAGGCACGGCatgagccgcagctgcagccgctgaaGGAGCGCCGTCTGGACTACTCGTGAGCCTCCACAAAATGAAGTTTTGAAGAGAAGTATGCAGACATCCCTCATGGTTCAGCGGCTCACCAtcatccccccccctccccgccgctgatgctgtAGCCTCTTGTTTCTTCAAGCGCTGCCGACTGTGTTGCTGATGGAGTTGGCTCTTCGCTGCTCGCAgtctttgtgcgtgtgtgtgcgtgcgtgcttgggTCTTCCGCTCGTTCGTGCAGGTCGTGCCTGGCGAGTGACCTCACAGGTATATTACCCGTGCAGAGATAgagatggggaggggagggtgtg
Protein-coding sequences here:
- a CDS encoding poly(A) export protein, putative encodes the protein MLMTGVASWDGTCSIWQVARNPAGAVISQPTWTTTHDSPLLTMSLSADGRVFFGGCSKTAVMWDLNSNQKAVVASHDLPISCLDFLSLPQTMSQMLITGSWDGKLRWWDLRQQSYVREENLGEPVFALDAQKTVPMMAAATGRLAHVYDVQQMQKVNELKLPDVMKFNLRCITCAPQYDGVGVGSSEGRVSFISMKDAPGCTFKAHITTEKSHYILSQTNFCVHHPTLPLLLSGGGDGNLTVINRADRKVIKTLQCEQKVGTQAIPISAGDISADGSLVAYAHSYDWAMGKSGYRNQPTSVHIRPLL